From Harpia harpyja isolate bHarHar1 chromosome 19, bHarHar1 primary haplotype, whole genome shotgun sequence, one genomic window encodes:
- the DRAM2 gene encoding DNA damage-regulated autophagy modulator protein 2 isoform X2, whose product MWWFQQGLSFLPVALVVWSAASFVFSYITAIVLHHVDPLVPYISDTGTIPPERCLFGIMLNISSFLGMATMYVRYKQVYALNPEKSKIIKLNKIGLTLGLMSCFGLCIIANFQSPSYTQRSQPPLPHPPSKSVQAAFSSIISLRHWSGEEMYSVLHPRGWSLPDIRSRGHLYAGSDRPILPDAARSSQQRYLLDPSDCVTLVLFKHREHVYFLSCFIQWPVWNKSSAEVALGPTGKKNFPACSCQFAWTNPL is encoded by the exons ATGTGGTGGTTTCAGCAAGGCCTCTCTTTCTTGCCTGTGGCTTTGGTTGTTTGGTCAGCTGCATCTTTTGTGTTTTCATACATTACTGCAATTGTCCTACACCATGTCGACCCTTTGGTGCCCTACATCAG TGATACAGGGACAATACCTCCTGAAAGATGCTTATTTGGGATCATGTTAAATATTTCGTCTTTCTTGG GTATGGCTACCATGTACGTCCGTTATAAACAAGTTTACGCTTTGAATCCAGAAAAATCCAAGATCATCAAGCTTAATAAGATTGGCCTTACACTAGGATTGATGAGCTGTTTTGGACTTTGCATTATTGCAAATTTCCAG AGCCCTAGCTATACCCAGAGGTCACAGCCTCCCCTACCACATCCACCAAGCAAAAGCGTCCAGGCTGCGTTCAGCTCCATCATTTCCCTCCGCCACTGGTCAGGAGAGG AAATGTATTCTGTACTACATCCACGTGGTTGGAGCCTGCCTGACATTCGGAGTAGGGGCCATTTATATGCTGGTTCAGACCGTCCTATCCTACCTGATGCAGCCAGAAGTTCACAGCAAAGATATCTTTTGGATCCGTCTGACTGTGTTACTCTGGTGTTGTTCAAGCATCGTGAGCA TGTTTATTTCCTCAGTTGTTTTATACAGTGGCCTGTATGGAACAAATCTAGTGCAGAAGTTGCACTGGGACCCACAGGAAAAA